The Nitrospiraceae bacterium genome contains a region encoding:
- the trpC gene encoding indole-3-glycerol phosphate synthase TrpC: MILDRILEHKKAELRHKQSRGYLAELTGRIRDLPRALGFAVALDATKTTSCPALIAEVKKASPSLGLLRPEFEERFDYLGIAKSFYTHGASALSVLTDREFFQGNLEYLREIKQAIPLPVLNKEFMVGEVQFYEARAYGADAVLLIVAALEREQLIDYHALTKELGMDTLFEVHHERELDTVLERIPDGRLIGINNRDLKTFSTDLGVTSRLAKRVPKDRLIVSESGIHKRDDVIRLLEAGVHAMLVGESLIRADDIGARIQELCGAEKRTPTTSEL, translated from the coding sequence ATGATTCTGGATCGTATTCTCGAGCACAAGAAGGCCGAGCTTCGACACAAGCAGAGCCGTGGGTACTTGGCCGAACTCACCGGTCGGATCAGGGATTTGCCGCGTGCCCTGGGGTTTGCGGTGGCCCTAGATGCTACTAAAACGACCAGCTGCCCAGCCCTTATCGCCGAGGTCAAGAAAGCATCACCAAGTTTAGGGCTTCTCAGACCGGAATTTGAGGAGAGGTTTGATTATCTTGGAATCGCCAAGTCGTTCTATACCCATGGAGCCTCGGCCTTATCCGTCCTAACCGACAGGGAGTTTTTTCAAGGGAACCTTGAATATCTGCGAGAGATCAAGCAGGCAATTCCGCTGCCCGTGCTCAACAAGGAATTCATGGTCGGAGAGGTGCAGTTTTATGAAGCTCGTGCCTACGGTGCCGACGCGGTGCTCTTGATCGTTGCCGCACTCGAACGGGAACAGTTAATCGATTATCACGCGTTGACCAAAGAACTCGGCATGGACACGTTGTTTGAAGTGCATCATGAGCGCGAACTCGATACGGTTCTTGAACGGATTCCCGATGGACGGTTGATAGGAATCAATAATCGTGACCTCAAGACATTTTCTACGGATCTGGGTGTCACGTCGCGACTGGCCAAACGTGTCCCCAAGGATAGATTGATCGTGAGCGAAAGCGGCATTCATAAGCGGGACGACGTCATCAGGCTTCTCGAAGCTGGCGTCCACGCAATGCTCGTGGGCGAATCCTTGATTCGTGCCGACGATATTGGCGCGAGAATCCAGGAGCTTTGTGGAGCGGAGAAAAGGACTCCGACCACATCAGAGTTATAG
- the trpD gene encoding anthranilate phosphoribosyltransferase, producing the protein MIKDAIAKLADRISLTDKEAEEVMAEIMDGAAKPAQIAAYLMGLRLKGETAEEIVGSVRAMRARAVRIAVGDPDVVDTCGTGGDGAHTFNISTTTALVVAGAGLTVAKHGNTSVSSKSGSADVLAALGVKIDLSTERVADCINEVGIGFLFAPLYHGAMKHCAGPRQEIGIRTMLNILGPLTNPAGATIQVLGVFDGTLTELVGKVLLQLGSRHCFVVHGLDGLDEITMTDRTMVSEGKQGVLSSYVLDPQEFGLSRVRLKDLAGGYPPDNAEITRDILRGRKGPKRDIVCLNAAPALVAGRKAKSLQEGFRLAAQTIDSGAAAEKLERLVAYTNK; encoded by the coding sequence ATGATCAAAGACGCCATTGCAAAACTGGCCGATCGCATTTCCCTTACAGACAAAGAAGCCGAAGAAGTGATGGCCGAAATCATGGATGGCGCGGCCAAGCCAGCCCAGATTGCTGCGTATCTGATGGGGCTTCGTCTCAAGGGTGAAACTGCGGAGGAAATCGTCGGGTCTGTGAGAGCGATGCGAGCACGTGCCGTTCGAATTGCCGTCGGAGATCCCGATGTCGTGGATACTTGTGGCACTGGAGGAGACGGAGCCCATACCTTCAATATTTCGACGACGACGGCACTTGTCGTTGCCGGCGCTGGTCTCACCGTTGCGAAGCACGGGAATACGTCGGTCTCATCCAAATCGGGGAGCGCTGACGTCTTGGCCGCCTTAGGCGTCAAAATTGATCTATCGACTGAGCGCGTGGCCGATTGCATCAATGAGGTCGGAATCGGATTCCTCTTTGCGCCTCTGTATCACGGCGCCATGAAACATTGCGCTGGGCCACGACAGGAGATCGGAATCCGGACGATGCTCAACATTCTCGGACCACTGACGAATCCAGCCGGCGCGACCATCCAAGTGCTTGGCGTATTCGATGGAACACTCACCGAACTCGTGGGGAAAGTTCTCCTACAACTGGGATCACGGCATTGCTTCGTCGTGCACGGCTTGGATGGGCTCGACGAGATTACAATGACCGACAGAACCATGGTGTCGGAGGGTAAGCAGGGCGTCCTATCCAGTTACGTGCTGGATCCTCAGGAGTTCGGGCTGTCTCGTGTGCGCTTGAAGGATCTCGCTGGTGGATATCCACCAGACAACGCGGAGATCACACGCGACATTCTGCGGGGGCGGAAGGGACCGAAGCGGGACATCGTGTGTCTGAATGCAGCTCCTGCGCTGGTCGCTGGACGCAAGGCAAAATCGCTTCAGGAAGGGTTTCGTCTGGCCGCTCAGACGATCGACTCCGGAGCCGCCGCAGAGAAACTAGAACGTCTCGTTGCCTATACGAATAAATAG
- a CDS encoding aminodeoxychorismate/anthranilate synthase component II, producing MLLMIDNYDSFTYNLVQYFGELGEDVHVYRSDKITLDEIEALHPSRLVVSPGPCTPKEAGISVEAIRRFGGAIPLLGVCLGHQSLAVAFGGEVVRAERLMHGKTSWIKHDGKTIFKDLPNPFEATRYHSLIVNRSTLPSCFDISAETAEGEIMGIRHRSFGIEGVQFHPESILTTVGKDLLRNFLHCSHQQ from the coding sequence ATGCTATTAATGATCGACAACTACGATTCCTTTACGTACAACCTCGTGCAGTATTTTGGCGAGTTGGGAGAAGACGTCCACGTCTATCGAAGCGACAAAATTACGCTTGATGAGATTGAAGCGCTGCATCCGAGCCGCCTGGTCGTTTCCCCCGGTCCTTGCACACCAAAAGAAGCGGGGATCTCAGTCGAAGCAATCAGGCGGTTCGGCGGAGCGATTCCCCTTTTGGGTGTGTGCCTGGGACATCAGTCATTGGCGGTTGCGTTTGGAGGAGAAGTCGTGCGGGCCGAGCGTCTCATGCACGGAAAAACATCATGGATTAAGCATGATGGCAAGACGATCTTTAAAGATCTTCCCAATCCCTTCGAAGCCACACGATACCATTCCCTCATCGTCAACCGCTCGACGCTCCCGTCCTGCTTTGACATTTCAGCCGAAACGGCTGAGGGAGAAATCATGGGGATTCGGCATCGATCGTTCGGTATTGAAGGCGTGCAGTTCCATCCGGAATCAATTCTGACGACGGTCGGCAAGGACCTCCTACGGAATTTTTTACATTGTAGCCATCAGCAATGA
- the trpE gene encoding anthranilate synthase component I, with protein sequence MQTPQYSLSLDQFRRYAHEGNLIPLYREILADYETPVSAFAKIDHGPSAYLLESVEGGEKWARYSFLGGGTPVVVYEDGGDLILLRGKSKKRIPSLGRPLDRLRELMQSYRPVTLPDLPRFVGGAVGYFGYDMIRTFEELPTRRKDQGSAPDFAFLLTDTLLIFDNVAQKIKVVANAHVKSTADRDIKRAYREATERIERMIARLKRPLRRTRPHRRNRPITFTSNMSKADFEKMVARTKEYIRAGDIVQAVLSQRWETNIQTSPLQLYRALRVVNPSPYMYYLRIAGVELVGSSPETLVRCEDGLISVRPIAGTRRRGATAEEDQQLERRLLADEKERAEHVMLVDLGRNDVGRVAERGSVHVDSLMHVERYSHVMHIVSNVTGRLDPARDSYDVLRACFPAGTVSGAPKIRAMEIIDELEPTRRGPYAGAVGYFSFSGNMDMCINIRTVVIKKHQAYIQAGAGIVADSNPEHEYEETCNKARAMMKAVELAEQGLE encoded by the coding sequence GTGCAGACGCCACAGTATTCGTTAAGCCTAGACCAGTTTCGTCGTTATGCCCATGAGGGGAATTTGATCCCTCTCTATCGAGAGATTCTGGCTGACTATGAGACGCCGGTCTCGGCTTTTGCCAAGATCGATCACGGCCCGTCAGCCTATTTGCTTGAAAGTGTCGAAGGTGGGGAGAAATGGGCGCGATACTCGTTCTTAGGAGGGGGGACTCCTGTCGTCGTGTACGAAGACGGAGGAGATCTAATCCTTCTCAGGGGAAAAAGCAAGAAGCGCATTCCCAGTCTTGGTCGACCTCTCGACCGTCTGCGAGAGCTGATGCAAAGCTACCGTCCAGTTACGTTGCCGGATCTCCCCCGGTTTGTTGGCGGGGCTGTGGGATATTTCGGGTACGACATGATCCGTACGTTCGAAGAGCTCCCAACTCGTCGAAAAGATCAGGGTTCCGCTCCCGATTTTGCGTTTTTGCTGACCGATACGCTGTTAATTTTCGACAACGTCGCCCAAAAGATCAAAGTGGTGGCCAACGCCCATGTGAAGTCGACGGCTGATCGAGATATTAAACGAGCCTACCGGGAGGCGACAGAACGCATCGAACGGATGATTGCTCGTCTCAAACGACCGCTTCGACGGACACGACCTCATCGCCGCAATAGACCGATCACGTTTACCTCGAATATGAGCAAGGCCGACTTTGAGAAAATGGTCGCCCGGACCAAGGAGTATATTCGCGCAGGAGATATCGTTCAGGCGGTCCTGTCGCAGCGATGGGAAACCAATATTCAGACAAGTCCGTTACAGCTGTACCGGGCGCTGCGCGTCGTGAACCCCTCTCCATACATGTATTACCTGAGAATCGCAGGAGTTGAACTGGTCGGGTCATCTCCTGAAACCCTGGTCCGGTGCGAAGATGGGTTGATTTCAGTCAGACCTATTGCAGGAACACGTCGGCGAGGCGCGACGGCGGAGGAAGATCAGCAGTTAGAGCGCCGGCTGCTGGCGGACGAAAAGGAGCGGGCTGAACATGTCATGCTCGTCGATCTGGGACGAAACGACGTCGGTCGTGTGGCCGAACGAGGTAGCGTGCACGTCGACTCCCTCATGCATGTGGAACGGTACTCCCATGTGATGCATATTGTGTCGAACGTCACGGGGCGGCTTGATCCAGCCAGGGACTCTTATGACGTGTTGCGCGCTTGCTTTCCTGCCGGAACCGTGTCGGGTGCTCCCAAGATCCGAGCGATGGAAATTATCGATGAGCTCGAGCCGACGAGGCGTGGGCCTTATGCAGGAGCCGTGGGCTACTTCAGTTTCTCTGGGAATATGGATATGTGTATCAACATCCGGACAGTCGTGATCAAGAAACATCAGGCATATATCCAAGCCGGTGCCGGAATCGTCGCTGACTCCAATCCGGAGCATGAGTACGAAGAAACATGCAACAAGGCCCGCGCCATGATGAAAGCTGTTGAGCTCGCGGAACAAGGATTGGAGTAA
- a CDS encoding LysM peptidoglycan-binding domain-containing protein, with translation MKEEGGRMIVNPTVVNRTVLVVLGGFVLSGCVLSEKYEAEKARSLNFQRLLAQEEKRTSELDSEVKRTKRELSEYEARNRELTAQVQAVREQMSRVQEEAEAMKEAALLERKAKTDVKRSSAASARTPKPDVSLESTDLSGAFTGTPSDTKEVAEATSMDTTPDVKAGGMVHVVKPGETLYRISRRYGVSVDKIKKWNKLPDEIIEVGQKLIVGQE, from the coding sequence ATGAAGGAGGAGGGAGGCAGAATGATTGTGAATCCCACGGTGGTCAATCGCACTGTTCTGGTGGTCTTGGGAGGCTTCGTGCTGAGCGGATGCGTGCTCAGTGAAAAATACGAGGCGGAGAAGGCCAGAAGCCTGAACTTCCAGCGTCTGCTGGCTCAAGAAGAAAAACGTACCAGTGAGCTCGACAGTGAAGTGAAGCGGACGAAGAGGGAATTGTCGGAGTACGAAGCGAGGAATCGTGAATTAACTGCTCAGGTCCAAGCGGTAAGGGAACAAATGAGCCGGGTGCAGGAAGAAGCTGAAGCGATGAAAGAAGCTGCGTTGCTCGAGCGGAAAGCGAAGACCGATGTGAAGCGCTCCTCAGCGGCTTCGGCACGAACACCCAAGCCTGATGTAAGCCTGGAGAGCACGGACCTCTCGGGAGCCTTCACGGGGACACCATCGGATACCAAAGAGGTGGCTGAGGCAACGTCCATGGACACGACGCCGGATGTGAAGGCCGGAGGCATGGTCCATGTGGTCAAACCTGGGGAAACCCTGTACCGCATCAGCCGCCGCTACGGGGTCAGTGTTGATAAGATCAAGAAGTGGAACAAACTGCCCGATGAGATCATCGAGGTTGGGCAAAAGCTCATTGTCGGTCAGGAATAG
- the ligA gene encoding NAD-dependent DNA ligase LigA has translation MATSDIPSRIIALRKAIRWHDYLYYVKDRPEISDTAYDRLFRELTELEQANPDLVAPDSPTQRVGAPPLDELIKVPHEQPMLSLDSIIDSAEVIAFDQRMKRELHASSVEYTAEPKYDGLSVELVYDHGLFTRGATRGDGITGEDVAVNLRTIRSLPLQLQPQSEFPAHLVVRGEVYMRLDDFQALNRRMTEREGETFANPRNAASGSLRQLDSSVTAQRPLVVTCYEVMASSGSPLPTHWEELEALSRWGLPVPMHRQLCRSIDDVMKFHHETEAVRDTLSYEIDGVVVKINQREWQQRLGVKSRSPRWAVAYKFTPRKEITTIQDIVVSVGRTGTLTPIALLKPVEVGGVTISRATLHNADEVARKDVRIGDTVKVERAGDVIPAIAERVPVSGEQRAEPFAIPVHCPVCGSTVAREGAYYYCTGTTVCPAQLKGAIEHFASKAAMNIGGLGHKTVAQLVERGLVRSLADLYHLSKEQLMGLEGFADRSATLLLEAIERSKVVTLDRFLMGLGIRQVGQHVAKVLAREYHTLHAIMAAPQERLQLVREIGPEISASLFLFFQEDHNRLVIERLLTNGIVINPIAQARTGGTTSLAGKTFVFTGGMDQLTRDEAAKLVEERGGTISSAVSRKTSYVVAGRDPGSKLDQAKKLGVSILSEEEFVTLLGQTGGRSN, from the coding sequence ATGGCCACTTCCGACATTCCCTCCCGTATCATCGCTCTGCGTAAGGCAATCCGGTGGCATGATTATCTGTACTACGTCAAGGACCGACCGGAGATTTCCGACACCGCATACGATCGCCTGTTTCGAGAGCTGACCGAACTTGAACAGGCAAACCCGGACCTGGTAGCCCCGGATTCTCCCACCCAGCGTGTCGGTGCCCCACCATTGGACGAACTCATTAAGGTACCACACGAACAACCTATGTTGAGCTTGGACTCGATTATTGATTCAGCTGAAGTCATCGCTTTCGATCAGCGAATGAAACGAGAACTCCATGCTTCGTCGGTGGAGTACACCGCCGAACCGAAATATGACGGCCTGTCGGTTGAACTCGTTTATGACCACGGTCTGTTCACACGAGGTGCTACGAGAGGCGATGGAATCACCGGAGAGGATGTGGCCGTGAATCTCCGAACGATCCGATCGCTACCTCTCCAACTTCAACCCCAATCGGAATTTCCTGCCCATTTGGTCGTACGCGGAGAGGTCTACATGCGACTCGACGACTTTCAGGCTTTGAACCGCCGTATGACCGAACGAGAAGGCGAGACATTCGCTAATCCCCGCAATGCAGCGTCCGGTTCCTTACGGCAACTGGATTCGAGCGTGACAGCGCAACGGCCCTTGGTCGTTACTTGTTATGAAGTCATGGCTTCGTCCGGCTCGCCATTGCCCACACATTGGGAAGAGCTAGAAGCGTTGTCCCGTTGGGGGCTACCTGTCCCAATGCACCGACAACTGTGTCGGTCTATTGATGACGTCATGAAGTTCCATCATGAAACTGAAGCCGTGCGTGACACCCTCTCGTACGAGATCGACGGCGTAGTGGTGAAGATAAACCAACGAGAGTGGCAACAGCGATTGGGTGTGAAGTCCCGAAGTCCGCGGTGGGCCGTCGCATACAAATTCACCCCCCGCAAAGAAATCACGACGATTCAGGACATCGTGGTGTCGGTGGGACGCACCGGCACTCTTACGCCTATTGCCTTACTCAAACCCGTGGAGGTCGGTGGCGTAACTATCAGTCGAGCGACCCTCCACAATGCGGATGAAGTTGCGCGGAAGGATGTTCGAATCGGCGACACGGTAAAGGTTGAGCGGGCCGGCGATGTTATCCCGGCGATCGCGGAACGCGTGCCGGTGAGCGGTGAGCAACGCGCTGAACCATTTGCCATACCGGTCCACTGTCCCGTTTGTGGATCGACCGTGGCGCGGGAAGGGGCCTACTACTACTGCACAGGCACGACTGTCTGTCCGGCACAGCTCAAGGGAGCGATTGAGCACTTCGCCTCGAAAGCTGCGATGAATATCGGAGGACTCGGGCACAAGACCGTGGCGCAATTGGTCGAACGAGGTCTCGTTCGTTCACTGGCTGATCTCTATCATCTGTCCAAAGAACAGCTGATGGGGCTTGAAGGGTTTGCCGACCGATCTGCCACGCTTCTCCTCGAGGCAATCGAACGGAGTAAGGTTGTGACGCTGGATCGCTTTTTGATGGGGCTTGGCATCCGGCAAGTCGGCCAACATGTAGCCAAAGTGCTGGCCCGTGAATACCATACCTTACACGCCATCATGGCGGCACCGCAGGAACGTCTGCAGCTAGTTCGTGAGATCGGCCCTGAAATCTCCGCAAGCCTTTTTCTTTTCTTTCAGGAAGACCACAACCGGCTTGTGATCGAGCGCCTCCTCACCAATGGCATCGTGATTAATCCAATCGCGCAAGCGCGAACGGGAGGGACAACGTCGTTGGCTGGAAAGACATTTGTCTTCACAGGAGGGATGGATCAATTGACCCGTGACGAGGCCGCTAAGTTGGTAGAAGAACGAGGGGGAACCATCTCTTCGGCGGTGAGTCGGAAAACGTCTTATGTGGTGGCGGGGCGAGATCCTGGATCAAAACTGGATCAGGCCAAAAAACTCGGAGTATCCATCCTCTCGGAAGAAGAGTTTGTGACCTTACTCGGGCAGACCGGAGGCCGATCTAACTGA
- a CDS encoding hemolysin family protein, producing MLDVLILLGLIVLSAVISTAEIGFFAVNETKLRALAQNGSKRAKMALYLRSDPQKLLSTILVGDRLIATATPMYATFLTLNTFGGERTFFSDTVAVAVGLLTFVLLVSVDVIPKTLAAKFAVPVTLSMAYPVYGVQLLLKPILALMVPLIHKLTGGKGLTLPLVTEEELKIMLDEGGRAGAIEFEKVKMIKNVFQLKDITAEDAMTPRLYVFSLDGNLHLKEAQDLLYNSKYSRIPIYDGTLDNITGILYKTRALTELSKGGFEMKLRDIANPALFVPAGKTADDLMKQFQQDKRHMAVVVNEFGGVMGIVTLEDLLEEVVGEIMDETDITEELIKRLGKNQILVHGRTEVHKINEFLKVDLGDEAVTISGLIQEELGRIPKVGDELRIGNCRILIHEADPRSIRSVQIVREEKIPAHIEAPNLDLVS from the coding sequence ATGCTTGATGTCTTGATCCTACTCGGTCTAATTGTTCTTTCAGCCGTAATCTCAACGGCAGAGATCGGTTTTTTCGCGGTCAATGAGACGAAGCTGCGCGCTCTTGCCCAAAATGGAAGCAAGCGTGCCAAGATGGCGTTATACCTTCGGAGCGACCCCCAAAAGCTTCTGTCTACCATCCTGGTCGGGGATCGACTCATTGCGACCGCGACCCCAATGTATGCCACCTTCCTTACGCTCAATACGTTTGGAGGGGAACGAACATTTTTTAGTGACACAGTAGCCGTAGCCGTTGGGTTATTGACCTTCGTGCTTCTGGTATCCGTAGACGTCATTCCGAAAACCCTGGCGGCGAAGTTCGCCGTTCCTGTCACCCTCAGCATGGCCTATCCCGTCTACGGAGTTCAGCTGCTGCTGAAACCGATATTGGCGTTGATGGTACCGTTGATACACAAGCTGACTGGGGGGAAGGGACTGACCTTGCCCCTGGTGACTGAAGAAGAGCTCAAAATCATGTTGGACGAGGGAGGGAGAGCAGGGGCGATCGAGTTCGAGAAAGTTAAGATGATCAAGAACGTGTTTCAGCTTAAAGACATCACGGCTGAAGACGCCATGACGCCGCGCTTATACGTATTTTCTTTGGATGGGAATCTCCACCTCAAGGAAGCCCAAGATCTGCTCTACAATTCAAAATACTCCCGCATTCCTATCTACGATGGGACTTTAGATAACATCACCGGAATTCTCTATAAGACACGTGCGCTCACGGAATTGTCGAAGGGCGGATTCGAGATGAAATTGAGAGACATTGCCAACCCGGCCTTGTTCGTTCCGGCAGGAAAAACCGCCGACGACCTCATGAAGCAGTTTCAGCAGGACAAGCGGCACATGGCGGTGGTCGTGAACGAATTCGGCGGCGTCATGGGGATTGTCACCCTCGAAGATCTCCTCGAAGAGGTGGTTGGTGAGATCATGGATGAGACAGACATAACGGAAGAACTGATTAAGCGCCTTGGGAAAAATCAAATCCTGGTTCATGGAAGGACGGAAGTCCACAAAATCAATGAATTTTTGAAAGTCGATCTAGGAGACGAAGCGGTCACGATCAGCGGCCTTATTCAGGAGGAATTGGGCCGGATTCCGAAAGTTGGAGATGAGCTCAGGATCGGTAATTGCCGCATTCTGATCCATGAGGCAGACCCACGGTCCATTCGCAGCGTTCAAATAGTCCGGGAAGAAAAAATCCCCGCGCATATTGAAGCTCCCAATCTCGATCTGGTCAGTTAG
- a CDS encoding septal ring lytic transglycosylase RlpA family protein: MWKGLASVRSRPLALALLAVSSYLLVSCGGAAPRPTYFPGYPIGYVERGVASWYGPGFHGNKTSNGERYDMYKLTAAHRTLPLGSVAVIRSLTTGKHVTVRINDRGPFAKGRIVDLSLAGAHALGMTGAGTDQVELRVVGYQGRTADMGVLRIQVGSFADRQNAVSLLERLRTNYHGGRIVTIELPEGRRYRVQVGEFMTEAQAQAAASRLESSLDIQPFVVRDDT; this comes from the coding sequence ATGTGGAAAGGGCTTGCTTCGGTCCGGTCCCGTCCATTAGCCCTAGCCCTCCTGGCCGTCAGTAGCTACCTGCTGGTTTCCTGTGGAGGAGCAGCTCCTCGGCCCACCTATTTCCCCGGTTATCCCATTGGCTATGTCGAAAGGGGGGTGGCATCCTGGTATGGCCCGGGATTCCACGGAAATAAGACGTCCAATGGTGAACGGTACGACATGTACAAGCTTACTGCAGCTCATCGGACCCTTCCCTTGGGGTCTGTCGCTGTCATCCGGTCCTTGACCACTGGGAAGCACGTGACGGTTCGCATCAACGATCGGGGTCCATTTGCCAAGGGGCGCATCGTCGATCTTTCGCTGGCCGGGGCCCACGCATTGGGCATGACTGGGGCAGGGACGGATCAGGTAGAGCTTCGTGTGGTCGGATATCAGGGTCGTACGGCTGATATGGGGGTTCTGAGAATTCAAGTCGGTTCCTTCGCCGATCGTCAGAACGCAGTGAGCCTGTTGGAACGACTCAGGACCAACTACCACGGGGGACGGATTGTGACGATCGAGCTTCCAGAGGGACGTCGGTACCGCGTTCAGGTAGGGGAGTTCATGACCGAGGCTCAGGCCCAAGCCGCAGCCTCGCGCCTCGAATCCTCCTTGGATATCCAGCCCTTTGTCGTGCGAGACGATACTTAG